Proteins encoded in a region of the Anopheles aquasalis chromosome 2, idAnoAquaMG_Q_19, whole genome shotgun sequence genome:
- the LOC126579033 gene encoding muscle calcium channel subunit alpha-1-like isoform X3, whose amino-acid sequence MSVSQKDKATVQQDCQKQNITFAVDHPSALSPKAGHARNRNSLKDVLSSGNKLIGAFHAPDSAYPLLAASTAHEHKREQHHQFLDILNKSFSRNKSGQPSEQDCATVGQTTSNDLGPASSAPRLPKKGSSRSFFLKRQHSLSDVWQTTLKSTTAMSQAAARMDSTEMASSSGVDGRRFNPDVDGPNGGVGGCEPAGATGGEINIGGTTIPIAPKKPTRRAGVKPQPDRPMRALFCLTRTNPLRKLCIAIVEWKPFEYLILLTIFANCVALAVYTPFPNSDSNSTNAALEKIEYIFLVIFTAECIMKLIAYGFILHPGSYLRNGWNILDFTIVVIGMISTALSNLMKEGFDVKALRAFRVLRPLRLVSGVPSLQVVLNSILRAMVPLLHIALLVLFVIIIYAIIGLELFSGKLHKSCFHNETGEIMDDPHPCGEDGFHCDTISPEMVCRYYWEGPNFGITNFDNFGLSMLTVFQCVTLEGWTDMLYYIEDAMGSSWQWVYFISMVILGAFFVMNLILGVLSGEFSKERTKAKNRGDFQKLREKQQIEEDLRGYLDWITQAEDIDPDNEANGNQEGKVKNTIELDSSDNLGEDGEVQQVSWFSRKRKSIDRVNRRLRRACRKAVKSQAFYWLIIILVFLNTGVLATEHYRQPPWLDDFQEYTNMFFVALFTMEMLLKMYSLGFQGYFVSLFNRFDCFVVIGSIGEMILTSTQIMPPLGVSVLRCVRLLRVFKVTKYWQSLSNLVASLLNSIQSIASLLLLLFLFIVIFALLGMQVFGGKFNFNSAVDKPRSNFDSFVQSLLTVFQILTGEDWNMVMYDGIQAYGGVASLGIIASIYFIILFICGNYILLNVFLAIAVDNLADADSLTTVEKEEDDNPEGEEEKLSHAPTPIEHGDDGFMDHEKDNLDSDNEPTNMSDDYNGHDSESKIPVAEDDEGYEEQDTQGETFDEPTTVSARPRRLSELSVKKSKKPIPRANALLIFSPSNRFRIFCHWLCNHSTFGNIILVCIMFSSAMLAAEDPLNANSERNQILNYFDYFFTSVFTIELLLKLISYGFLFHDGAFCRSAFNLLDLLVVCVSLISMFFSSGAISVIKILRVLRVLRPLRAINRAKGLKHVVQCVIVAVKTIGNIVLVTCLLQFMFAVIGVQLYKGKFFSCSDGSKMQESECHGTYLVYEDGNVDKPVSKERYWSRNRFHFDDVSKAMLTLFTVSTFEGWPGLLYVSIDSHEEDSGPIHNFRPIVAAYYIIYIIIIAFFMVNIFVGFVIVTFQNEGEQEYKNCDLDKNQRNCIEFALKAKPIRRYIPKHRIQYKVWWFVTSQPFEYMIFILIMINTITLSMKFYRQPEIYTEVLDLLNLIFTAVFALEFVFKLAAFRFKNYFGDAWNVFDFIIVLGSFIDIVYSEVNVSKGMKGGSSIISINFFRLFRVMRLVKLLARGEGIRTLLWTFIKSFQALPYVALLIVMLFFIYAVIGMQVFGKIAMDDDTSIHRNNNFQTFPQAVLVLFRSATGEAWQEIMLDCSARPGEVNCDPKSDDAGSPDGCGSSIAFPYFISFYVLCSFLIINLFVAVIMDNFDYLTRDWSILGPHHLDEFVRLWSEYDPDAKGRIKHLDVVTLLRKISPPLGFGKLCPHRVACKRLVSMNMPLNSDGTVLFNATLFAVVRTSLKIKTEGNIDDANAELRTTIKQIWKRTNPKLLDQVVPPPGVDDEVTVGKFYATFLIQDYFRRFKKRKENDNKLSSDQNKRRTMTLQAGLRTLHEAGPELKRAISGNLEDTGDDNPEPSHRRNHTLFGNVWSSIRRPGPFGTKQKWSGNHKMSATSVAASAAMHTVLSGTNENQKHEPPKPKVNAALSGGYSHIAESILHAVHDDPLGNSLGNGINATNGAASSDIPLRPLVLYDTTINRGPTNTISVDIGPQNVSARRDTSAHIENLDKVRLIHSTPSSPHEVHRPASNVIGSAESLVGRVLAQQGLGKYCDLDLVHCAQMEMQEALDMTQEEMDLAAHELMLEERFNRKNGSNARSNPRRGVNTSVNKNLPPQL is encoded by the exons ATGAGTGTTTCGCAGAAAGACAAGGCAACTGTCCAACAGGactgccaaaaacaaaacataactttTG CGGTAGATCATCCATCGGCACTTAGTCCAAAAGCAGGGCACGCGCGCAACAGAAATTCGCTGAAGGATGTTCTATCCTCGGGAAACAAACTAATCGGTGCATTTCATGCTCCAGACTCTGCTTATCCTCTACTCGCGGCATCCACGGCCCACGAGCATAAACGGGAGCAACACCATCAGTTTCTCGACATCTTAAATAAGTCATTTTCACGTAATAAATCTGGTCAACCGTCGGAGCAGGATTGCGCTACCGTTGGCCAGACGACTTCAAACGATTTAGGGCCGGCATCTTCTGCACCAAGGCTTCCAAAGAAGGGATCGTCACGTTCATTTTTTCTAAAACGCCAACATTCGTTGTCCGATGTATGGCAAACGACCCTTAAATCTACCACAGCTATGAGCCAAGCAGCTGCTAGAATGGACAGTACCGAGATGGCATCCTCATCCGGGGTTGATGGACGTAGGTTCAATCCGGATGTTGATGGACCGAACGGCGGCGTTGGTGGGTGCGagccagcaggagcaacaggtGGCGAAATCAATATTGGTGGAACAACTATTCCAATTGCACCTAAAAAGCCAACCCGTAGAGCTGGTGTAAAGCCTCAACCCGATCGACCTATGcgtgctttgttttgtttaacgCGAACGAACCCTCTTCGAAAACTCTGTATTGCAATTGTAGAATGGAA GCCCTTCGAATACCTAATTTTGTTGACCATTTTCGCCAATTGCGTTGCCTTAGCTGTTTACACCCCTTTTCCAAACAGTGATTCGAATAGCACAAATGCGGCACTAGAGAAGATCGAGTATATTTTTTTAGTCATATTTACTGCAGAATGCATTATGAAGTTGATTGCGTACGGGTTTATACTACATCCCGGATCATATCTGAGGAACGGGTGGAACATACTCGATTTTACAATTGTAGTCATTGG TATGATTTCAACAGCCTTGTCTAATCTAATGAAGGAAGGATTCGACGTTAAAGCTCTTCGTGCGTTTCGAGTACTCAGACCGTTGCGTTTAGTATCGGGGGTGCCTA GTTTGCAAGTTGTCCTAAATTCGATTTTACGTGCCATGGTGCCTTTGCTACACATAGCTCTACTGGTATTGTTTGTGATAATCATTTACGCCATAATAGGATTAGAACTTTTCTCGGGTAAATTGCACAAATCTTGTTTTCACAATGAAACGG GTGAGATCATGGACGATCCACATCCTTGCGGAGAAGATGGGTTTCATTGCGACACCATTTCACCAGAAATGGTATGCAGATACTACTGGGAAGGGCCCAACTTTGGCATAACGAATTTCGATAATTTTGGACTATCAATGCTAACAGTTTTTCAATGTGTAACATTGGAAGGATGGACTGATATGCTGTACTAC ATTGAAGACGCTATGGGCAGCAGTTGGCAATGGGTCTATTTCATCTCTATGGTCATTCTCGGTGCTTTTTTCGTCATGAATCTCATCCTCGGTGTACTGAGCGGCGAATTTTCTAAGGAAaggacgaaagcaaaaaatcggGGAGATTTTCAAAAGCTTCGCGAAAAGCAACAGATAGAAGAAGATCTACGGGGGTATTTAGATTGGATAACCCAGGCAGAAGACATCGATCCCGATAACGAAGCTAACGGAAATCAGGAAGGCAAAGTAAAAAATACTATTGAACTTGATTCATCTGATAACCTTGGCGAAGATGGAGAAGTACAACAAGTGTCATGGTTTTCCCGAAAACGCAAATCGATTGATCGTGTAAATCGACGGTTGCGACGTGCCTGTCGTAAGGCAGTCAAATCACAGGCCTTCTATTGGCTTATCATTATATTAGTATTTTTGAATACGGGTGTTTTAGCAACTGAACACTACCGGCAACCTCCATGGTTGGATGATTTTCAAG agtacacaaatatgtttttcgtGGCCCTGTTTACAATGGAAATGTTGCTAAAGATGTATAGTTTAGGATTTCAGGGGTATTTTGTATCTCTTTTCAACCGATTCGACTGCTTCGTCGTTATTGGCAGTATAGGAGAGATGATACTTACTAGCACACAAATCATGCCTCCGCTCGGAGTATCTGTGTTGCGATGTGTTCGTCTTCTGCGAGTTTTTAAAGTAACTAA GTACTGGCAATCGCTCTCAAATTTAGTTGCATCACTGCTGAACTCGATTCAATCGATAGCTTCGCTTTTGTTACTATTGTTTCTATTCATTGTTATTTTTGCACTTCTGGGAATGCaagtttttggtggaaagtttaattttaatagTGCCGTTGATAAACCCCGCTCCAATTTCGATAGCTTCGTACAAAGTCTACTCACAGTGTTTCAG ATACTTACAGGTGAAGATTGGAATATGGTTATGTACGACGGAATACAAGCATATGGTGGTGTAGCGTCTTTAGGAATTATTGCAAGCATTTACTTCATCATATTGTTCATCTGCGGTAACT ACATTTTATTGAACGTATTCTTGGCTATTGCTGTGGATAATTTGGCCGATGCGGATTCTCTCACTACggtggagaaagaagaagatgataatCCAGagggcgaagaagaaaaactatCACATGCCCCAACACCAATAGaacacggtgatgatggtttcatGGACCACGAAAAGGATAATTTGGATTCTGATAACGAGCCTACCAATAT GTCCGATGATTATAATGGACATGATTCCGAATCTAAAATTCCTGTTGCTGAGGATGACGAAGGGTATGAAGAGCAAGATACTCaag gtGAGACTTTTGACGAGCCTACGACAGTTTCCGCACGCCCGCGACGTTTATCGGAATTAAGCgtgaaaaaatccaaaaaacctATTCCTCGGGCGAATGCATTACTTATTTTCTCTCCATCGAACAG ATTCCGCATTTTCTGTCATTGGCTGTGCAACCATAGCACGTTTGGTAACATCATTCTTGTATGCATCATGTTTTCTTCGGCAATGTTGGCAGCAGAAGATCCATTGAATGCTAATAGTGAACGTAATCAGATACTTAACTACTTCGATTACTTCTTCACATCAGTGTTTACTATCGAGTTACTTCTGAAACTTATTTCGTATGGGTTTCTCTTTCACGATGGAGCTTTCTGCAGATCCGCGTTCAATCTGCTTGATCTTTTGGTCGTATGTGTTTCACTAATATCAATGTTCTTTAG CTCTGGTGCCATTTCTGTGATAAAAATTTTACGAGTGCTTCGTGTTCTTCGTCCATTGCGTGCCATAAATCGTGCGAAAGGATTAAAG CATGTTGTGCAATGTGTTATAGTAGCAGTAAAGACAATCGGCAATATTGTGCTGGTCACTTGTTTGCTACAATTTATGTTCGCCGTTATTGGAGTGCAGTTGTATAAG GGGAAATTTTTCTCGTGCTCCGATGGTTCCAAAATGCAAGAATCAGAATGTCA CGGTACATATTTGGTATACGAAGATGGAAATGTTGACAAACCAGTGTCAAAAGAAAGATACTGGTCCCGAAATCGGTTTCACTTTGACGATGTTTCGAAAGCAATGTTAACACTCTTCACTGTATCCACCTTCGAAGGATGGCCCGG ACTGCTGTATGTGTCGATAGATTCTCACGAAGAAGATTCGGGTCCAATACACAATTTTAGGCCTATAGTAGCCGCCTATTACATAATCTACATCATCATAATAGCCTTCTTCATGGTAAACATTTTCGTCGGTTTTGTTATCGTGACATTCCAAAATGAAGGCGAGCAGGAATATAAGAACTGCGATTTGGATAAAAATCAGAGAAACTGCATAGAATTTGCACTCAAAGCTAAACCGATAAGACGTTATATACCAAAGCACCGCATACAATACAAggtttggtggtttgtgaCGTCACAGCCATTCGAATATATGATATTTATACTGATCATGATCAACACGATAACACTTTCTATGAAGTTTTACCGCCAGCCAGAGATATATACCGAGGTTCTTGATCTATTAAATCTCATATTTACGGCAGTTTTCGCCTTGGAGTTTGTCTTTAAACTAGCAGCATTTAGATTTAAG AACTACTTCGGAGATGCATGGAATGTATTCGATTTTATTATTGTACTCGGCAGTTTTATCGATATAGTGTACTCAGAAGTGAATGTTAGCAAAGGAATGAAG GGAGGATCGAGTATAATATCAATCAATTTTTTCCGATTGTTCCGAGTGATGCGCTTAGTGAAACTTCTAGCAAGAGGAGAAGGCATCCGTACCCTTTTGTGGACTTTTATAAAATCTTTTCAAGCTCTCCCTTATGTAGCGTTGTTGATTGTAATGCTATTTTTCATCTACGCTGTCATCGGTATGCAG GTTTTTGGTAAAATAGCTATGGATGACGATACATCTATTCATCGCAACAACAACTTTCAAACATTTCCGCAAGCAGTGTTGGTACTTTTCCGCTCGGCTACTGGAGAAGCGTGGCAAGAAATTATGCTAGATTGCTCGGCAAGACCGGGAGAGGTGAACTGCGATCCGAAATCTGATGATGCTGGGTCACCAGATGGTTGTGGATCAAGTATTGCCTTCCCATACTTTATTTCTTTCTACGTGCTTTGCTCTTTTCTCATCATCAATCTATTTGTGGCTGTCATTATGGATAATTTTGATTATCTAACTCGTGACTGGTCCATCCTTGGTCCTCACCATCTGGACGAGTTCGTGCGCCTTTGGAGCGAGTATGATCCGGACGCTAAGGGACGCATCAAGCATCTGGATGTGGTAACATTACTGCGTAAAATATCGCCTCCACTCGGCtttggaaaactttgtccGCACCGGGTGGCCTGCAAACGATTAGTGTCCATGAACATGCCACTGAATAGTGACGGAACAGTGCTCTTCAATGCGACATTGTTTGCAGTAGTTCGCACATCTCTCAAGATCAAAACTGAGGGTAACATTGATGACGCAAACGCAGAATTGCGCACTACGATCAAGCAAATATGGAAACGAACGAATCCGAAGCTGTTAGATCAGGTGGTACCTCCGCcaggtgttgatgatgaagtaACCGTCGGAAAATTCTACGCAACGTTTCTGATACAGGACTATTTCCGTCGTTTCAAGAAGCGCAAGGAAAATGACAATAAGCTTAGCAGCGATCAAAACAAACGACGTACAATGACACTACAAGCCGGTCTGCGTACACTACATGAAGCGGGTCCCGAACTTAAGCGGGCAATATCGGGAAACCTAGAGGATACCGGGGATGATAATCCGGAGCCTTCACACCGA CGCAATCACACCCTCTTCGGTAATGTATGGTCTTCGATTCGACGGCCAGGACCTTTCggaaccaaacaaaaatggagtggaaatcataaaatgtCTGCCACCTCGGTTGCTGCGTCAGCGGCAATGCATACTGTTCTGTCTGgaacaaatgaaaaccaaaagcaTGAACCTCCAAAACCGAAAGTCAACGCTGCGCTTAGTGGAGGCTATAGCCACATTGCTGAGAGCATTCTACATGCTGTACACGACGATCCACTGGGAAACAGCCTCGGAAACGGTATAAATGCAACGAACGGAGCAGCCTCGAGTGACATTCCACTGCGGCCGTTAGTACTGTATGATACGACAATTAATCGAGGACCAACCAA TACTATCAGCGTCGATATTGGCCCGCAGAATGTTTCTGCAAGAAGAG ATACCAGCGCTCACATAGAAAATTTGGATAAGGTACGATTAATCCATTCTACACCGAGCAGCCCACACGAAGTTCACAGACCCGCTTCAAATGTAATTGGATCAGCAGAGAGTCTAGTTGGAAGG GTACTAGCACAACAAGGACTTGGCAAATATTGCGACCTAGATCTTGTACACTGTGCCCAGATGGAAATGCAAGAGGCTCTGGATATGACACAAGAGGAAATGGATCTAGCCGCACATGAGCTAATGCTGGAGGAACGCTTCAATAGAAAAAATGGTTCTAACGCGAGAAGTAACCCGCGTCGTGGGGTTAATACTAGTGTTAACAAGAATTTGCCGCCTCAATTATAG